In Terriglobus sp. TAA 43, a single window of DNA contains:
- a CDS encoding ankyrin repeat domain-containing protein, producing the protein MTAKQSPSLSGLPARPDLDQYKKQAKELLKQLKIGNAAAVSRVHAQVAVPSLESLGLSDAQFVIAREHGFASWPKFAREIERRRLQLLVETQGPVAAFLIAASVPVGGAGHTSGNLIGADELLATHPEICNASIYVAAVLGDATEVRRWLSEDASLATAKGGPHGWDALTYLCFSHHLRLDKTKSEDLVETARLLLEAGADAKTGWWETETGEERNFWESAIYGAAGIAQHAELTRLLLEYGADPNDEETPYHVPESYDLSVLRVLLESGALQPESLTTMLLRKADWHDHDGIKLLLEHGAEPSRATRWGYTALHQAIRRDNALANIRLMLEHGGDMSLADKDGHTGFALAARRGRSDVLALLKERGIAIEVTGVDGLLAACALGDKATAHSIAREDAAALQRLKAHEGTFLAEFAGTGCREGVKLLLDLGVDVSARYAGDGYYQIAKDSTALHVAAWKAWPQTAKLLIERGCPVHALDSWGRTALQLAVKACVDSYWMNRRTPEIVKMLLEAGASKEGISLPTGYDEIDVLLGG; encoded by the coding sequence ATGACCGCTAAACAATCCCCTTCGCTTTCCGGCCTGCCTGCCCGTCCAGACCTGGACCAGTACAAAAAGCAGGCGAAAGAACTCCTGAAACAACTGAAGATTGGTAATGCTGCCGCAGTCTCGCGCGTTCATGCGCAGGTGGCTGTGCCTTCCCTCGAAAGCCTAGGACTGAGCGACGCCCAGTTTGTGATTGCCCGTGAACATGGTTTCGCAAGCTGGCCAAAGTTTGCGCGGGAGATCGAGCGACGCAGGTTACAACTCCTTGTTGAAACGCAGGGACCGGTTGCGGCCTTCCTGATTGCCGCCAGTGTGCCGGTGGGCGGGGCTGGTCACACGTCAGGAAACCTGATTGGCGCTGATGAGCTGCTTGCGACGCATCCGGAGATTTGTAACGCAAGCATCTATGTGGCAGCGGTGCTGGGCGACGCCACCGAAGTTCGGCGATGGCTGAGTGAGGATGCTTCCCTGGCGACCGCCAAGGGTGGTCCGCATGGGTGGGATGCTTTGACCTACCTTTGCTTCTCGCACCATCTGCGTCTCGACAAGACGAAGAGCGAGGACCTGGTGGAGACCGCGCGGCTTCTTCTGGAAGCGGGTGCCGATGCCAAGACCGGATGGTGGGAGACGGAGACTGGCGAGGAGCGCAACTTTTGGGAGAGCGCCATCTACGGCGCGGCCGGCATTGCACAGCATGCCGAGCTGACTCGGCTTTTGCTGGAATACGGCGCTGATCCGAATGATGAAGAGACGCCGTACCACGTACCTGAGAGCTACGACCTGAGCGTGTTGCGTGTGCTACTGGAGAGTGGTGCGTTGCAGCCGGAGAGCCTGACGACGATGCTGCTGCGTAAAGCCGACTGGCATGACCATGACGGCATCAAGCTGTTGCTGGAACATGGGGCAGAGCCCAGCCGCGCAACGCGGTGGGGCTATACAGCGCTGCATCAGGCGATCCGACGGGACAATGCGCTGGCCAACATCCGGCTAATGCTGGAACACGGTGGCGATATGTCACTTGCCGATAAGGATGGTCACACCGGATTTGCGTTGGCTGCGCGGCGTGGGCGCAGCGATGTTCTGGCGTTGTTGAAAGAGCGTGGCATTGCGATTGAGGTTACGGGTGTGGATGGGTTGCTGGCGGCTTGTGCCTTAGGGGATAAGGCCACGGCGCACTCGATTGCAAGGGAAGATGCGGCAGCACTGCAGCGGCTGAAGGCGCATGAAGGAACGTTCCTGGCGGAGTTTGCAGGGACGGGGTGCCGCGAGGGAGTGAAGCTTCTGCTGGATTTGGGAGTGGACGTGTCGGCCCGGTATGCAGGCGATGGCTACTACCAGATTGCAAAAGACAGCACTGCTCTGCATGTAGCCGCATGGAAGGCCTGGCCGCAAACCGCAAAGCTGCTGATCGAACGCGGATGCCCCGTACATGCGCTGGATAGCTGGGGACGAACTGCACTGCAACTTGCAGTAAAGGCCTGCGTGGATTCTTACTGGATGAACCGCCGCACGCCGGAGATTGTGAAGATGCTGCTGGAGGCGGGAGCCTCAAAGGAAGGTATCTCGTTGCCGACCGGCTATGACGAGATTGATGTGTTGCTGGGCGGCTGA
- a CDS encoding ABC transporter permease, with product MTQALHIFRKDLLHQKVDLVIYFALLMLTGFLVPTGWPGRWYSNEMLPLLRSLLQVAVPVFWLVMIARLVHEEAIVGDRQFWTTRPYRWSSLLGAKLLFVVVCIALPHFVMQWCLAFYGGVSPFVRGFPMSVAMHLLIVWIPMFLFACVTSTLVSTFFTTLGSVVAWMGVVAFILGGNGPEADAPFARWFLAVFFAAIFAFLLVLLYRKRSFQLGRILMGSAGVFFLLLIFSVSKMSPASLGTLLLKARYRDGAAPQLHLQYVPGRFSGHAGQNSSWLLAVPVPIELLGLPEGHRLHNAAMQYRLEAGGYSYTSPWRPTALTPEGMTFRVPTSVMDHAGQADAHLSVSLAAEEIAPDQPQTTAIRNRFAIPGGGSCDATNPPYEGRSAATSVVCHFAYSVPYPIETDATMTQACPVPKVPMQVPSYDGGTGFDPLTHWPVRTGATGPSRGGSCEVQSLTTTIYRPVTRFRTSLDIPSIRLADYLGH from the coding sequence ATGACACAGGCCCTGCACATCTTCCGTAAAGATCTTCTCCATCAGAAAGTTGATCTTGTTATCTATTTCGCGCTGCTGATGTTGACGGGCTTCTTGGTGCCGACGGGGTGGCCTGGGCGCTGGTACTCCAACGAGATGCTGCCGCTGTTGCGATCACTATTGCAGGTGGCTGTGCCGGTGTTCTGGCTGGTGATGATTGCGCGGCTTGTGCACGAAGAGGCAATCGTAGGTGACCGGCAGTTCTGGACGACGAGGCCTTATCGCTGGAGCAGTCTGCTTGGAGCCAAGCTGCTGTTCGTGGTGGTATGCATTGCGCTGCCGCACTTTGTGATGCAGTGGTGCCTTGCCTTTTACGGCGGCGTATCGCCATTCGTACGAGGGTTCCCCATGTCAGTGGCAATGCATCTGCTCATCGTGTGGATCCCGATGTTCCTCTTTGCATGCGTTACATCCACACTCGTCTCCACCTTCTTCACCACGCTTGGAAGCGTTGTCGCTTGGATGGGAGTGGTCGCCTTCATTCTGGGCGGCAACGGTCCTGAAGCCGATGCACCGTTCGCCCGGTGGTTTCTCGCGGTCTTCTTCGCGGCTATCTTCGCATTCCTTCTGGTGCTGCTGTATCGCAAACGGTCGTTCCAGCTGGGCCGCATATTGATGGGCTCTGCCGGAGTGTTCTTTCTGCTACTGATCTTCTCGGTATCGAAGATGTCTCCTGCATCATTGGGGACGCTGCTACTGAAGGCACGCTATCGCGATGGAGCTGCACCACAGCTTCATCTGCAATACGTTCCAGGACGCTTCTCGGGACATGCGGGCCAGAACAGCTCGTGGCTGCTTGCCGTTCCCGTTCCGATTGAACTTCTTGGTTTGCCAGAAGGACATCGTCTGCATAATGCGGCGATGCAGTACCGCCTGGAGGCGGGTGGGTATAGCTACACGTCACCATGGCGGCCTACAGCGCTGACACCGGAGGGCATGACGTTCCGCGTGCCGACATCCGTCATGGATCATGCGGGGCAGGCAGATGCGCACCTTTCCGTGTCTCTCGCTGCCGAGGAGATTGCACCTGACCAACCGCAGACTACCGCTATCCGCAACCGCTTCGCCATTCCCGGAGGAGGTAGCTGTGACGCGACCAATCCACCCTACGAGGGGCGTTCCGCCGCAACGAGCGTGGTCTGCCACTTTGCCTACTCGGTTCCGTACCCGATAGAGACCGACGCCACGATGACGCAGGCTTGCCCAGTCCCCAAGGTGCCCATGCAGGTGCCATCGTATGACGGAGGCACAGGGTTCGACCCTTTGACGCATTGGCCTGTCCGAACTGGTGCAACTGGCCCATCAAGAGGCGGAAGTTGCGAGGTACAGTCGCTGACTACAACCATCTATCGTCCTGTCACGCGCTTCCGCACGTCGCTGGACATTCCATCCATCCGACTTGCTGACTATCTTGGGCACTGA
- a CDS encoding DUF427 domain-containing protein — protein MAKAIWNGQTVAESESFETVEGNVYFPEETVKREFLRPSSTSSSCPWKGQARYFTLLVDGQENPDAAWYYPDPKPAARQVKHHIAFWRGVEVSK, from the coding sequence ATGGCAAAGGCAATCTGGAATGGCCAGACGGTGGCCGAAAGCGAGAGCTTCGAAACCGTTGAAGGCAATGTTTACTTCCCCGAGGAGACGGTGAAGCGCGAATTCCTGCGCCCCAGTTCCACCTCCTCGTCCTGCCCGTGGAAGGGTCAGGCGCGCTACTTTACCCTGCTGGTCGATGGCCAGGAGAATCCCGACGCTGCCTGGTACTACCCCGATCCCAAGCCCGCGGCGCGACAGGTAAAGCACCACATCGCCTTCTGGCGCGGCGTAGAAGTCTCTAAGTAG
- a CDS encoding CDGSH iron-sulfur domain-containing protein, with the protein MTSPTKGKVSVTVSENGPYIVTGDIPLSKQTIITDAKGGSEEWREGEAIPHKGTYALCRCGHSGSKPFCDGTHAKVGFKGAETASREPYVNQAQVLDGPVLQLTDAEKLCAFARFCDPNGQVWNQVERTDRPHIKELFIHQVNNCPSGRLVAWDKATGQPIEHALPISIGLVEDPAQQCSGPLWLRGGIQVTSADGFEYEVRNRVTLCRCGESRNKPFCDGTHAAIKFQDS; encoded by the coding sequence ATGACTTCGCCGACGAAGGGTAAGGTAAGCGTCACTGTCTCTGAGAACGGTCCGTACATCGTCACAGGTGACATACCTCTCAGCAAGCAGACCATCATCACGGATGCTAAAGGCGGCTCTGAGGAGTGGCGGGAAGGCGAGGCCATCCCCCATAAAGGGACCTACGCACTCTGTCGGTGCGGCCATTCGGGATCAAAACCCTTCTGTGACGGCACACATGCGAAGGTTGGATTCAAGGGAGCGGAGACAGCCAGTCGTGAACCCTACGTCAATCAGGCGCAGGTGCTGGATGGTCCAGTACTTCAGCTCACCGACGCAGAAAAGCTCTGCGCATTCGCCCGCTTCTGCGACCCGAACGGTCAGGTCTGGAACCAGGTGGAAAGAACCGATCGTCCGCACATCAAGGAGCTGTTCATCCACCAGGTGAATAACTGTCCTTCAGGACGCCTCGTAGCCTGGGACAAAGCCACAGGACAACCCATTGAACACGCGTTGCCGATATCAATAGGTCTGGTGGAAGACCCGGCACAGCAATGCAGTGGGCCGCTTTGGCTGCGCGGAGGAATACAGGTCACCTCTGCAGATGGATTCGAGTATGAGGTGCGTAATCGCGTCACGCTCTGCCGTTGCGGAGAGTCCAGGAACAAGCCGTTCTGCGACGGCACTCACGCCGCAATCAAGTTCCAGGACTCGTAG
- a CDS encoding ABC transporter ATP-binding protein, protein MTSDAVIQTHQLTMRFGKHTALAPLDLAIPRGSVYALAGHNGAGKTTLLKLLLNVLHPTAGSVTLLGTDSTELTSEMFTRVGYVAEGQEMPEWMTVREFMDYLQPFYPTWEEGSLLTDLDLPEDRRIRDLSRGMRMKLALASVLAFRPELILMDEPFSGLDPLVRDELTRTLIDRLATEDGTPPTVLISTHDLAEIEPFATHAAMLHNGHLMFAEPLDMLLDRFREVTVTLADGSHGVRTFPKDWLCPESSGAVVRFVHANGSSESLPQQIRSALPSTQTIESTSIGLREIFLAVTRTQRSVA, encoded by the coding sequence ATGACATCGGACGCCGTTATTCAGACGCACCAACTCACCATGCGCTTTGGCAAACACACTGCGCTTGCACCGCTGGATCTGGCCATCCCACGAGGATCGGTGTATGCGCTGGCAGGCCACAACGGCGCAGGCAAAACCACTTTACTGAAGCTTCTGTTGAACGTCCTTCATCCGACAGCGGGTTCTGTGACATTGCTTGGAACGGATTCCACTGAACTGACCAGCGAGATGTTCACACGCGTTGGCTATGTGGCGGAGGGCCAGGAGATGCCAGAGTGGATGACGGTGCGTGAGTTCATGGACTATCTGCAGCCGTTCTATCCAACATGGGAAGAAGGCTCGCTACTCACTGATCTTGATCTGCCGGAAGATCGGCGCATCCGCGACCTCTCACGCGGCATGCGAATGAAGCTGGCTTTGGCCAGCGTGCTTGCGTTTCGTCCAGAACTCATCCTGATGGACGAACCCTTCTCTGGCCTTGATCCTTTGGTGCGCGATGAACTAACACGCACGCTGATTGACCGGCTTGCTACGGAAGACGGCACACCGCCAACTGTGCTGATCTCCACACATGACCTTGCAGAGATTGAGCCATTTGCAACGCATGCAGCGATGTTGCACAACGGTCACCTGATGTTTGCTGAGCCTCTGGATATGCTGCTCGACCGCTTCCGCGAGGTCACAGTCACACTCGCAGACGGATCGCATGGTGTTCGGACGTTCCCGAAAGATTGGCTATGTCCTGAAAGCTCTGGCGCTGTTGTGCGATTCGTTCATGCCAACGGAAGTTCCGAGTCATTGCCACAACAGATTCGCAGCGCATTGCCTTCGACGCAGACGATCGAATCCACATCCATCGGGCTGCGCGAGATCTTTCTGGCTGTAACCCGCACACAACGGAGCGTCGCATGA
- a CDS encoding TetR/AcrR family transcriptional regulator has product MKERPQLQNSSRSISHKRPNGLFTASDEIEKATDSSFLATRRIEMTKGEETRQRIVELAAPLFNQRGYAGCSVADIMEATGLEKGGIYRYFESKEELAAEAFRFSVKEIRKLRTDDLESIPGSVGKLRYIMDRFVSEPSPMKGGCPLMNTAIDADDGNAALRDLVREAFVDWRRRVAAIVRQGIRDGEISKSTDPAELADTIIATLEGALMLVRLDGNKRALKHVRQSMELLLAAHKT; this is encoded by the coding sequence GTGAAAGAACGGCCACAGCTTCAGAATTCATCTCGGAGCATCTCCCATAAAAGACCGAACGGTCTCTTTACTGCATCTGATGAAATAGAGAAAGCGACCGATTCGTCTTTTTTGGCGACAAGGAGGATCGAAATGACAAAAGGTGAAGAAACGCGCCAGCGCATTGTGGAACTGGCCGCGCCCTTGTTCAATCAGCGCGGTTACGCCGGTTGCTCCGTCGCGGACATCATGGAGGCGACGGGGCTGGAAAAAGGAGGCATCTACCGGTACTTCGAATCGAAAGAAGAACTTGCCGCAGAGGCCTTCAGATTTTCTGTAAAAGAGATCCGAAAGCTGCGTACTGATGATCTTGAGAGCATCCCGGGATCGGTGGGAAAGCTGCGGTACATAATGGATCGTTTCGTCAGCGAACCATCGCCCATGAAAGGCGGGTGTCCATTGATGAACACTGCGATCGACGCAGACGATGGTAATGCCGCCCTGCGCGATCTGGTGCGAGAAGCATTCGTCGACTGGAGACGCCGCGTCGCAGCCATTGTCCGTCAAGGGATTCGTGACGGCGAGATCAGCAAGTCGACTGATCCTGCGGAACTTGCGGACACTATCATCGCCACGCTGGAAGGGGCACTCATGTTGGTCAGGCTGGACGGCAACAAACGGGCGTTGAAGCACGTACGCCAATCCATGGAACTGCTTCTGGCCGCTCACAAGACATGA
- a CDS encoding ATP-binding protein, with translation MATAAVANPANGALSGDDLIFAQLAPEEPTSIPDRVAALRRVKALDTLSHDDLVWLAEHGTERKAHDGTLIFHGGAPVHHMTILLQGEVHVRRASGPVAFFIGRSGAVTGKLPFSRMKSYGGDGYAAGEVWTLDFEESSFPEILHAVPGFTQIVVSTLLDRTREVTRMEQQAEKLNALGKLAANLSHELNNPASAARSAANNLWTELRNYGYQKFRLGALCIGGDIKVAYNDWIASMQHLLQPDGRPHRSDAVDVAAREDVMLRWMEAHGVEDAWRIAPVIAETVIETSHLDSLAAVLQGEALTVALASFASGMNAERMTDAVIDSTRRIFELITAIRGYSYMDQAPIQEIDLREALDNTLAMLNSRLGSVEVDRSYGDEVPQILAYGGELNQVWTALIENALDAMGQCEASYTPKLTLRTSLSGSTVLVEVCDNGPGIPQEIGSRIFEPFFTTKGIGQALGLGLDTANRVVTKHKGQLSVLHSKPGDTCIQVRLPIEQTGAY, from the coding sequence ATGGCAACCGCCGCAGTCGCCAATCCGGCAAACGGTGCCCTATCTGGGGACGACCTGATTTTCGCGCAGCTTGCACCGGAAGAGCCCACAAGCATTCCGGATCGTGTAGCGGCACTGCGTCGCGTGAAGGCTTTGGATACTCTCAGCCACGACGATCTTGTGTGGCTGGCCGAACATGGCACCGAACGCAAAGCCCATGATGGCACGCTCATCTTCCACGGCGGCGCTCCGGTTCACCACATGACCATCCTTCTTCAAGGCGAAGTGCATGTGCGCCGTGCCAGCGGACCTGTTGCCTTCTTCATTGGCCGCAGCGGTGCTGTCACCGGCAAACTTCCGTTCAGCCGTATGAAGAGCTACGGCGGCGATGGTTATGCCGCAGGCGAAGTCTGGACACTGGATTTTGAAGAGAGCTCATTCCCCGAGATACTTCATGCTGTTCCGGGCTTCACGCAGATCGTTGTCTCCACACTGCTGGACCGCACACGCGAAGTCACACGTATGGAGCAGCAGGCAGAGAAGCTGAATGCGCTTGGCAAGTTGGCCGCCAATTTGTCGCATGAACTGAACAATCCAGCTTCCGCAGCTCGGTCCGCAGCGAACAATCTGTGGACGGAATTGCGCAACTACGGATATCAGAAGTTTCGGTTGGGTGCACTTTGTATCGGTGGTGATATCAAGGTCGCATACAACGATTGGATCGCCTCCATGCAGCATTTGTTGCAACCCGATGGACGGCCACATCGTTCTGACGCTGTCGATGTAGCAGCGCGCGAAGACGTCATGCTGCGTTGGATGGAAGCGCACGGCGTTGAAGACGCATGGCGCATTGCTCCTGTGATTGCCGAGACGGTCATTGAGACCTCACATCTCGACTCGCTCGCAGCGGTTCTTCAGGGTGAAGCTCTTACCGTTGCACTTGCGTCCTTCGCTTCTGGCATGAATGCCGAACGCATGACCGATGCAGTGATTGATTCCACGCGTCGTATCTTCGAATTGATCACCGCCATCCGTGGTTATTCCTACATGGATCAGGCTCCCATCCAGGAGATTGATCTGCGTGAAGCATTGGACAATACGTTGGCGATGCTTAATTCGCGTTTGGGTTCCGTGGAAGTGGATCGTAGTTATGGCGATGAGGTTCCACAGATCCTGGCCTACGGTGGCGAATTGAATCAGGTGTGGACTGCACTGATTGAAAACGCGCTGGACGCCATGGGACAGTGTGAGGCTTCCTACACGCCCAAGCTCACTCTGCGTACATCGCTCAGCGGCAGCACAGTCCTGGTGGAAGTCTGCGACAACGGCCCTGGCATTCCCCAGGAGATTGGTTCACGCATCTTCGAACCCTTCTTCACGACCAAGGGCATCGGACAGGCTCTTGGACTGGGACTGGATACGGCAAACCGCGTCGTAACTAAGCACAAGGGACAACTCAGCGTGTTGCATAGCAAACCCGGCGACACCTGCATTCAAGTGCGTCTGCCCATCGAGCAGACGGGCGCGTACTAA
- a CDS encoding alpha/beta hydrolase, with protein sequence MRLARWVCAFSLFALVPCASFSQQQTLPIWPNGNPESSTITGPETDPTTDANRIVSGKVTVRITNVSKPTLSVYLPPKGKNTGAAALVLPGGAYLRLAWNLEGTEVCDWLNSIGMTGLLVKYRVPETGHYPDNAEDLEDAQQAMRIARSHAVEWGIDPQRIGAIGFSAGAHLAAALSTHSDFQGKNVPSSTADAKPNWQMLLYPGWLNGADGKVNPTVKPVTDTPPTFLVMAEDDYTAHVENALVYFQALKDVKVPAELHLFTQGGHGFGLRPTELPISRWPTLAEAWLHTIHVLGKPGPVPRP encoded by the coding sequence ATGCGTCTTGCACGTTGGGTTTGTGCTTTCTCACTGTTTGCGCTGGTGCCTTGCGCGTCATTCAGCCAACAACAGACGCTGCCGATCTGGCCCAATGGCAATCCCGAATCGTCGACAATCACTGGCCCCGAAACCGATCCGACAACGGACGCGAATCGCATTGTCTCTGGCAAGGTGACAGTGCGTATCACGAACGTGAGTAAGCCGACGCTCTCCGTTTACCTGCCGCCGAAAGGGAAAAACACAGGAGCCGCAGCACTGGTGCTTCCCGGCGGAGCCTATCTACGGCTGGCATGGAATTTGGAAGGAACTGAGGTCTGTGATTGGCTCAATTCCATTGGAATGACGGGCCTTCTCGTAAAGTATCGCGTTCCGGAGACAGGCCATTATCCGGACAACGCGGAAGATCTGGAAGATGCGCAGCAAGCCATGCGTATTGCGCGTTCCCATGCTGTCGAATGGGGCATTGATCCGCAACGCATTGGTGCGATTGGTTTCTCTGCCGGAGCGCATCTTGCAGCGGCGCTCAGTACGCATTCGGATTTCCAAGGCAAGAACGTTCCATCATCGACCGCAGACGCCAAACCAAATTGGCAGATGCTGCTCTACCCCGGTTGGTTGAACGGCGCCGATGGCAAGGTGAACCCCACAGTAAAGCCCGTGACTGACACACCTCCAACATTTCTGGTAATGGCCGAGGATGACTACACTGCACACGTCGAGAACGCATTGGTATATTTTCAAGCGCTGAAAGACGTGAAAGTTCCGGCGGAATTACACCTGTTTACACAGGGTGGACATGGCTTCGGCCTGCGTCCTACGGAACTTCCCATCTCACGATGGCCAACACTGGCGGAAGCGTGGTTGCACACCATTCACGTTCTCGGCAAACCCGGCCCTGTTCCGCGTCCATAA
- a CDS encoding GntR family transcriptional regulator, whose protein sequence is MTPFRVRLQPGQPIHEQVVYAATRAIVAGQLRPGDLFPSVRALSRDLSINPNTAHKVISQLIADGLLQAVPGIGTVVAEPPRSTASQRTELLGKQMEELAVEAKRLSIPLGDLTAALEKHWSRLFPGDAE, encoded by the coding sequence GTGACACCATTTCGGGTACGCTTACAACCCGGCCAGCCCATACACGAACAGGTGGTCTATGCCGCAACGCGCGCGATTGTGGCGGGACAACTTCGCCCAGGCGACCTCTTTCCTTCTGTACGTGCGCTTTCCCGCGATCTCTCGATCAATCCCAACACCGCGCACAAAGTTATCAGTCAGTTGATTGCCGATGGCCTGCTGCAGGCCGTGCCCGGTATTGGCACCGTCGTCGCCGAGCCTCCACGCTCCACCGCCTCACAGCGAACAGAATTGTTGGGCAAACAGATGGAAGAGTTAGCGGTGGAAGCAAAACGCCTCTCTATTCCTTTGGGAGACCTGACAGCAGCGCTGGAAAAACACTGGAGCCGACTTTTCCCTGGAGATGCCGAATGA